The Methanosphaera sp. BMS genome contains a region encoding:
- the larC gene encoding nickel pincer cofactor biosynthesis protein LarC yields the protein MVLIIDAQTSGIAGNMFIGAFVDLGADKDKIIKVIEDYACEFGDISINVEKKPKNGVMSTYFNIQTTDHEHRKYNELMDKIDEITKNKYPGDKTVKDSVLLAKKIFKTIAVAESNVHGMKLNELHFHEVGCADAVADVIGASYAFHLLNLDEEKVYSLPVAVGSGTVKTSHGILPVPAPAVCNILKDVPTIGGLANCEIATPTGSSILVNITDEYVESMPLIYHKEIGYGSGTKDLEVLNALRLIKADSLTQKDSISILETNVDTLTGEVLGSLFEKIMDEGARDVSITPTIMKKNRPGHIIKVIAKNNDVEHLCDVLMQETGSLGIRIIPQIHRSVARREIVSRNVIINSDEFEVHYKVGYIRNKLITCRPEYEDVKMISQKTNIPIKDLDEYLKNKYIIDDMNE from the coding sequence ATGGTGTTAATTATAGATGCTCAAACATCAGGAATTGCAGGCAACATGTTTATAGGTGCATTCGTTGATTTAGGAGCAGATAAAGATAAGATTATAAAGGTTATAGAGGATTATGCATGTGAATTTGGAGATATCTCCATAAATGTAGAAAAAAAGCCTAAAAATGGGGTTATGTCCACTTATTTTAATATTCAGACAACAGATCATGAACATAGGAAATATAATGAATTGATGGATAAGATAGATGAAATAACCAAAAATAAATATCCTGGCGATAAGACTGTAAAGGATAGTGTATTATTAGCCAAAAAAATATTCAAAACAATAGCCGTTGCCGAATCAAACGTTCATGGAATGAAACTGAATGAACTTCATTTCCATGAAGTGGGATGTGCCGATGCCGTGGCGGATGTTATTGGTGCCTCATATGCATTTCACTTATTAAATCTGGATGAAGAAAAGGTATACTCCCTACCGGTAGCTGTGGGTTCAGGTACCGTGAAAACCAGCCATGGAATATTACCAGTACCTGCCCCGGCTGTTTGTAACATATTGAAGGATGTTCCTACGATTGGTGGACTTGCCAACTGTGAAATTGCCACTCCCACCGGTTCCAGCATACTTGTTAACATAACGGATGAATACGTTGAATCAATGCCGTTGATTTACCATAAGGAAATTGGTTACGGTTCAGGTACAAAAGATCTTGAAGTGTTAAATGCATTAAGATTAATTAAAGCCGATAGTCTAACCCAAAAGGACAGTATTTCAATTCTTGAGACCAACGTCGATACATTGACGGGTGAAGTACTTGGAAGTTTGTTTGAAAAGATAATGGATGAAGGAGCTAGAGATGTAAGTATCACTCCAACAATCATGAAAAAAAACAGGCCTGGACATATCATCAAGGTCATAGCAAAGAACAATGATGTTGAACACCTATGTGATGTTTTAATGCAGGAGACCGGTTCCCTGGGTATCAGAATCATTCCACAGATACACCGATCAGTAGCTAGAAGGGAGATAGTTTCAAGAAATGTCATTATTAACTCCGATGAATTTGAAGTTCATTATAAGGTGGGCTATATTAGAAATAAGCTTATCACCTGCCGTCCGGAATATGAGGATGTTAAAATGATATCCCAAAAAACAAATATTCCTATAAAGGATTTGGATGAATACCTCAAGAACAAATATATAATAGATGATATGAATGAGTAA
- the cobS gene encoding adenosylcobinamide-GDP ribazoletransferase — MDNNLDQHSTHKLRPSVNGLLGIISFSTRIPITRYITIEQMQGSVMLWPYVGMFIGFVAMIFAYVLMYIFHFTPLLTSALVYAFILWFTGFNHLDGVLDMGDGLMAHGDAKRRLEIMRDSMVGTGGISTFFLVAAITIAAYSSIDYSHLLAVIVLAETCSKYSMITSMLYGDDDSKGIGRQIKDGMNIKILLVNLILISIIGYLLIGIAGVVVAFVAVFTGFMMSFIAQRNFGCVTGDIMGATNELSRTITLIVLVILFNIL, encoded by the coding sequence ATGGATAACAATCTGGATCAACATTCAACTCATAAATTAAGGCCTTCTGTCAACGGTCTATTGGGAATTATCTCATTTTCCACTAGAATACCCATTACACGCTACATTACCATTGAACAGATGCAGGGATCCGTAATGTTATGGCCTTATGTTGGCATGTTTATCGGATTTGTCGCGATGATATTTGCTTATGTGTTAATGTACATATTTCATTTTACACCGCTTTTAACATCAGCACTTGTATATGCATTCATATTATGGTTTACCGGATTCAACCATCTTGACGGTGTATTGGATATGGGTGACGGACTCATGGCTCATGGTGATGCCAAAAGACGATTGGAGATTATGAGAGATTCAATGGTAGGAACCGGTGGAATAAGTACCTTCTTCCTGGTAGCTGCAATTACAATAGCCGCATATTCATCAATAGATTATTCCCATCTGCTGGCCGTTATTGTACTGGCAGAAACATGCAGCAAATATTCCATGATAACAAGTATGTTATATGGGGATGATGATTCAAAGGGTATTGGCAGACAAATAAAGGATGGTATGAACATTAAGATACTATTGGTAAATTTAATACTCATATCAATTATAGGCTACCTGTTAATAGGTATTGCAGGTGTTGTAGTTGCATTTGTTGCAGTGTTTACCGGTTTTATGATGTCATTTATTGCACAGAGAAACTTTGGATGTGTAACCGGTGACATAATGGGTGCTACAAATGAATTGTCAAGAACAATTACATTAATAGTTTTAGTGATATTATTCAATATTTTATAG
- a CDS encoding DUF2284 domain-containing protein, whose protein sequence is MDIDYEVKRMTKTLETGEFYDRFSNFDLVQGYCKQCPRYDTNYSCSPLDINIREYILDYDFIDITVTQLFFKIEDYEKDYTKEELNEVLNSSYYQERKKTVDEIVEREKTFNHAESITGPCNNCVADCKNKYDKCIHPEIRRFSLASLGMDSKKILKDLFDIELLLIEGQLPKYLNNLSSLLYSLDEK, encoded by the coding sequence ATGGATATTGATTATGAAGTTAAAAGAATGACAAAAACCCTTGAGACCGGTGAATTCTATGATAGGTTTTCAAACTTCGATTTGGTACAGGGTTATTGTAAACAGTGCCCCAGATATGATACCAATTATTCATGTTCACCATTGGACATCAATATCAGGGAGTATATCCTGGATTATGACTTTATTGACATTACAGTTACCCAGTTATTCTTTAAGATTGAGGATTACGAGAAGGATTACACCAAGGAAGAACTTAATGAAGTTTTAAACAGTTCTTATTATCAGGAACGAAAAAAGACCGTTGATGAAATAGTTGAAAGGGAAAAAACCTTTAATCATGCCGAGAGCATTACCGGTCCGTGCAATAATTGTGTTGCTGATTGTAAAAACAAGTATGATAAATGTATTCATCCGGAAATCAGACGTTTTTCCCTTGCATCCTTAGGCATGGATAGCAAGAAGATATTGAAGGATCTGTTTGACATTGAATTGTTACTGATTGAAGGCCAATTACCCAAATATTTAAATAATCTATCATCATTGCTTTATAGCCTGGATGAAAAGTAG
- a CDS encoding tRNA (cytidine(56)-2'-O)-methyltransferase produces MITVLRLDHRVGRDTRITTHVCLTSRAFGADKVILSGQQDNHIIESVERIVDNWGGNFQVEYNKNFRQVIKEHKDNGFEVIHLTMYGKQVCDVIPTIRDNGKDKLIIVGGAKVPTEVYEESDWNLSVTNQPHSEVAALAICLHYIMDGEEFNTVYSDSKMEIIPNNEFKEVINKRK; encoded by the coding sequence ATGATTACAGTTTTAAGATTAGATCATAGAGTTGGTAGGGATACAAGAATAACAACACATGTATGTTTGACATCCCGTGCCTTTGGAGCCGATAAGGTTATTCTAAGCGGACAACAGGATAATCATATCATTGAATCCGTAGAGCGTATAGTAGATAATTGGGGAGGAAACTTCCAAGTCGAATACAATAAAAATTTCAGACAAGTAATCAAAGAACATAAGGATAATGGATTTGAAGTAATACATTTGACAATGTATGGAAAACAGGTATGTGATGTCATACCAACTATACGGGATAACGGCAAGGATAAGCTCATAATAGTTGGTGGAGCCAAGGTGCCTACGGAGGTTTACGAGGAATCCGATTGGAACCTCAGCGTAACCAATCAGCCTCACTCCGAAGTGGCCGCACTTGCCATATGTCTTCATTATATCATGGACGGTGAGGAATTTAATACGGTCTATTCTGATAGTAAAATGGAGATTATTCCAAACAATGAATTTAAAGAAGTTATTAATAAGAGAAAATAA
- the queC gene encoding 7-cyano-7-deazaguanine synthase QueC, which produces MSKARAIAVLSGGLDCCVATSIYKDDYDITAITFNYNQKSLDEEIKAAGKICEQFHMKHVIIDLPWLDKISNSSLNNDENVPEVSLDELDDDEKSLENAKSVWVPARNTVFCSIALSYAESINAEIIIVGWDYEEAVTFPDNSKEYLESFNKTIEYGSFDNIKIKAPLIDMTKREIVEKGNEINAPMDISYSCYNGTSKHCGVCESCKRRKRAFQQANMDDPTEYLN; this is translated from the coding sequence ATGAGTAAAGCAAGGGCGATTGCTGTTTTGTCAGGTGGCCTTGATTGTTGTGTTGCAACGAGCATATACAAGGACGACTACGATATAACAGCAATAACATTTAACTATAATCAAAAAAGTTTGGATGAAGAGATTAAGGCCGCCGGGAAAATATGTGAACAATTCCATATGAAACATGTGATTATTGACCTTCCATGGCTGGATAAAATAAGTAATTCTAGCTTAAATAATGATGAGAATGTTCCTGAGGTTAGTTTGGATGAATTGGATGACGATGAAAAATCCCTGGAAAACGCAAAGAGCGTATGGGTTCCAGCCAGAAACACGGTTTTCTGCAGTATTGCATTAAGTTATGCCGAAAGTATCAATGCGGAAATTATAATAGTTGGATGGGATTATGAGGAGGCTGTTACCTTTCCGGATAATTCTAAAGAATATCTTGAGTCCTTTAATAAGACAATTGAATATGGATCGTTTGATAATATTAAAATTAAGGCACCCCTCATTGACATGACCAAAAGGGAAATAGTTGAAAAAGGTAATGAAATTAATGCTCCTATGGATATTAGTTATTCCTGTTATAATGGAACAAGTAAACATTGCGGTGTATGTGAATCATGTAAACGTAGAAAAAGAGCATTCCAACAGGCAAATATGGATGATCCTACAGAATACCTGAATTGA